The following coding sequences are from one Arthrobacter sp. 24S4-2 window:
- a CDS encoding sugar ABC transporter substrate-binding protein, producing MKKTIGVAAAAAAIALSLSACGGGTPASSEAKGEINYWLWDANQLPAYQQCADDFTKANPDIKVKITQRGWDDYWTTLTNGFVAGTAPDVFTNHLSKYGEYAAKKQLLSLDDAVAKDGVKLDSYTKGLPELWVGQDGKRYGLPKDWDTVGLFYNKAMTDSAGLTAEQMANLEWNPKDGGSYEKAIAHLTVDKNGKRGDEAGFDKNNVATYGLGLAGSGSGQGQTEWSFLSATTGWSHTDKNPWGTKFNYDDPKFQETITWWAGLIEKGYMPKLETTVGASLADSYGAGKAAINTTGDWLIGQYNTYKGVETAFAPTPKGPDGKRASMFNGLADSVWAGTKNPAASVKWVEYLGSTACQDVVASKAVVFPAITSSSEKAAEAFKAKGTDVSAFTTHVKEGTTFLFPIADKAAKVDGIMKPAMDAVLSGKKPASSLTEANNQVNALFK from the coding sequence ATGAAGAAAACCATCGGCGTCGCAGCTGCCGCCGCGGCAATCGCCCTGTCCCTCTCCGCCTGTGGCGGAGGCACCCCCGCCTCGAGCGAGGCCAAGGGTGAAATCAACTACTGGCTCTGGGACGCCAACCAGCTCCCCGCCTACCAGCAGTGCGCTGACGATTTCACCAAGGCCAACCCGGACATCAAGGTCAAGATCACCCAGCGCGGCTGGGACGACTACTGGACCACGCTGACCAACGGCTTCGTCGCCGGCACCGCCCCGGATGTCTTCACCAACCACCTCTCCAAGTACGGCGAGTACGCCGCGAAGAAGCAGCTGCTCTCCCTCGACGACGCCGTCGCCAAGGACGGCGTCAAGCTGGACAGCTACACCAAGGGCCTGCCGGAACTCTGGGTCGGCCAGGACGGAAAGCGCTACGGCCTGCCCAAGGACTGGGACACCGTGGGCCTGTTCTACAACAAGGCCATGACGGACTCCGCAGGCCTCACCGCCGAGCAGATGGCCAACCTCGAGTGGAACCCGAAGGACGGCGGCAGCTACGAAAAGGCCATCGCCCACCTGACGGTGGACAAGAACGGAAAGCGCGGCGACGAAGCGGGCTTCGACAAGAACAACGTGGCCACCTACGGCCTGGGCCTGGCAGGCAGCGGTTCCGGCCAAGGCCAGACCGAATGGAGCTTCCTCAGCGCCACCACGGGATGGTCCCACACCGACAAGAACCCCTGGGGCACCAAGTTCAACTACGACGACCCCAAGTTCCAGGAGACCATCACCTGGTGGGCCGGCCTGATCGAGAAGGGCTACATGCCCAAGCTGGAAACCACTGTGGGCGCCAGCCTGGCTGACAGCTACGGTGCCGGCAAGGCCGCCATCAACACCACGGGTGACTGGCTGATCGGCCAGTACAACACCTATAAGGGCGTGGAGACCGCATTCGCCCCCACCCCCAAGGGTCCTGACGGCAAGCGCGCCAGCATGTTCAACGGCCTGGCCGACTCCGTCTGGGCCGGCACCAAGAATCCCGCCGCCTCCGTCAAGTGGGTCGAGTACCTCGGCTCCACCGCCTGCCAGGACGTCGTGGCCTCCAAGGCCGTAGTGTTCCCCGCCATCACCAGCTCCTCCGAGAAGGCGGCCGAAGCATTCAAGGCCAAGGGCACCGACGTCTCTGCCTTCACCACGCACGTGAAGGAAGGCACCACTTTCCTCTTCCCCATCGCGGACAAAGCGGCCAAAGTTGATGGCATCATGAAGCCTGCAATGGACGCCGTGCTCTCCGGCAAGAAGCCCGCCAGCTCCTTGACCGAAGCCAACAACCAGGTGAACGCCCTCTTCAAGTAG
- a CDS encoding DUF2332 domain-containing protein, with translation MPSAGAGKAGTADWYRNFGTVDAPASSPCYAEWSVGIADDPELIGRIERWPHNKRQPLLILAAARFLGAKITPYAEFREFLMARWDEVSRIVLSRATQTNEAGRCATLLPSLAAIAGSTGRPLALIEVGASAGLALYPDRYVYEYDDGASVTRLAPRTRDSSPTAAGGPPVLRCTVKGGVPLPAELPEVVWRAGIDLNPLDISDPDDVAWLEALIWPEQDFRRDRLRRAIAIAQQDPPLLVAGDLNEQVESLARQAPQDATLVVFHSAVMAYLDSSQREAFRSTISRLAAERGCHWLSNEGHTVLAQADGSTVVPEMDEARLRGRFLLVQDGLPVAIAGPHGQTLEWLWGSFPG, from the coding sequence ATGCCATCCGCCGGCGCGGGGAAGGCGGGCACGGCGGACTGGTACCGGAACTTCGGTACGGTCGATGCCCCGGCCTCGTCGCCGTGTTATGCCGAATGGTCGGTGGGGATCGCCGACGATCCTGAGCTGATCGGGCGCATCGAGCGGTGGCCGCACAACAAACGCCAGCCGCTGCTGATCCTGGCCGCCGCGCGCTTCCTCGGGGCCAAGATCACTCCGTACGCCGAATTCCGGGAATTCCTCATGGCCCGCTGGGACGAGGTCTCCCGGATTGTGCTCTCCCGCGCCACCCAGACCAACGAGGCAGGCCGTTGCGCCACTCTGCTGCCCTCCCTCGCCGCCATCGCCGGCTCCACTGGCCGCCCGTTGGCCCTGATCGAGGTGGGCGCCTCTGCCGGCCTGGCGCTGTATCCCGACAGATATGTCTATGAGTACGACGACGGCGCGTCCGTCACGCGGCTGGCACCGCGGACACGGGATTCCAGCCCCACTGCGGCAGGCGGACCGCCTGTTCTTCGTTGCACGGTGAAGGGCGGCGTCCCCCTGCCCGCGGAGCTCCCGGAGGTGGTGTGGCGGGCCGGGATAGACCTCAACCCGCTGGACATCAGCGATCCTGACGACGTCGCCTGGCTCGAGGCCCTCATCTGGCCGGAGCAGGACTTCCGGCGCGACAGGCTGCGCCGGGCCATCGCCATTGCGCAGCAGGATCCGCCGCTGCTGGTGGCCGGCGACCTCAACGAACAGGTGGAGTCACTGGCCCGGCAGGCGCCGCAGGACGCGACCCTGGTGGTCTTCCACAGCGCCGTTATGGCGTACTTGGACTCGTCCCAGCGGGAAGCGTTCCGCTCCACCATCAGCAGGCTTGCGGCCGAGCGCGGCTGCCACTGGCTGTCGAACGAGGGACACACCGTGCTCGCCCAGGCGGACGGCTCCACGGTGGTGCCGGAAATGGACGAGGCAAGGCTGCGGGGTCGCTTCCTCCTTGTCCAGGACGGGCTCCCCGTGGCCATCGCGGGGCCGCACGGCCAAACCCTGGAGTGGCTCTGGGGTTCATTCCCGGGGTGA
- a CDS encoding Crp/Fnr family transcriptional regulator, whose amino-acid sequence MDIEVLRRAPLFATLDDEAFRLLTDELTEVDLSRGASVFREGDQGDQLYFIVSGKVKLGRTSPDGRESLLAILGPGELFGEMALFDPSPRTATATAVSETRLAGLKNESLNALLRTRPEVSAQLLQALARRLRRTNDSLSDLVFSDVPGRVAKALLDLADRFGRPATDGVLVAHELTQEELAQLVGASRETVNKALAEFVQRGWLRLEARAVVILDMQRLRQRSR is encoded by the coding sequence ATGGACATCGAGGTATTGCGCCGCGCACCCTTATTTGCCACGCTCGACGACGAAGCATTCCGCCTGCTCACGGACGAACTTACCGAGGTGGACCTGTCACGCGGAGCATCGGTCTTCCGTGAAGGCGACCAGGGTGATCAGCTCTACTTCATCGTCTCCGGCAAGGTTAAGCTTGGCCGCACGTCCCCCGACGGACGCGAGTCCCTGCTGGCGATCCTCGGCCCGGGCGAGCTCTTCGGCGAGATGGCACTTTTCGACCCGAGCCCCCGCACGGCAACGGCAACGGCCGTCTCGGAGACCCGCCTCGCCGGCCTGAAGAACGAAAGCCTCAACGCGCTACTCCGGACCCGCCCGGAAGTTTCGGCCCAGCTCCTGCAGGCTCTGGCCCGCCGCCTGCGCCGCACCAACGATTCGCTCTCCGACCTCGTGTTCTCCGACGTTCCGGGCCGCGTGGCCAAGGCGCTGCTGGACCTGGCCGACCGCTTCGGCCGCCCGGCAACCGACGGCGTCCTGGTGGCGCACGAGCTCACCCAGGAAGAACTGGCCCAGCTGGTGGGCGCCTCCCGCGAAACGGTGAACAAGGCCCTGGCCGAGTTTGTGCAGCGCGGCTGGCTGCGCTTGGAAGCCCGCGCCGTCGTGATTCTGGACATGCAGCGCCTCCGCCAGCGCTCCCGCTAG
- a CDS encoding MarP family serine protease has translation MFGLTILDLALILTLLSYLIYGLRNGFLVTLGGIAGFVAGALAAFVSVPIVSNLVADSGWRLTAIVATAVVLIVLGHALGTMIGRRIRGAVRIQPLRAMDRVLGGGVNVVVAALVMSMLSFSISALGVPFVSQQLAESRVIRFIDGLTPVPVKTAVAQLRSTVIGDGIPTLIEGIGPGKQVAIPNASTDTLALNRAAESVLKIAGTAYECGQNQTGTGFVVSPGRVVTNAHVVAGVSQPVVEIPGGGAMPGRVVYFDSQHDLAVLAVDGLPSSPLQLTADLPAGTAAAFAGYPHGGPFQSKPATIQDIATVLVPDIYGNNPAPEDVYRLAGDVQPGNSGGPLLTTDGQVAGVIFAKATTDAAVGFAITMDDLAPVAAQAAGLSGAVSSGQCIQK, from the coding sequence GTGTTCGGCTTGACCATCCTGGACCTGGCCTTGATCCTGACGCTGCTGTCCTACCTGATCTACGGCCTTCGCAATGGCTTCCTGGTGACCCTCGGCGGCATCGCCGGGTTCGTTGCCGGTGCCCTCGCCGCTTTTGTGTCAGTGCCCATCGTCAGCAACCTCGTGGCGGACAGCGGCTGGCGGCTTACGGCGATCGTGGCCACGGCTGTTGTGCTGATAGTGCTGGGCCATGCGCTGGGAACCATGATCGGCCGCAGGATCCGCGGCGCCGTGCGGATCCAGCCCCTTCGGGCCATGGACCGTGTGCTGGGCGGCGGAGTCAACGTAGTGGTCGCTGCGCTGGTCATGTCCATGCTGTCCTTCAGCATCAGCGCGCTGGGTGTCCCGTTCGTCTCCCAGCAATTGGCGGAGTCCAGGGTGATCCGCTTCATTGACGGTCTGACGCCCGTCCCCGTGAAGACCGCCGTTGCCCAACTGCGCTCCACCGTGATCGGCGACGGCATCCCCACCCTGATCGAGGGGATCGGCCCGGGCAAGCAGGTGGCCATTCCGAACGCGAGCACAGACACCCTGGCGCTCAACCGGGCCGCCGAGTCGGTCCTGAAAATCGCCGGCACCGCGTACGAATGCGGCCAGAACCAGACGGGAACGGGCTTCGTTGTTTCGCCCGGGCGGGTTGTGACCAACGCCCATGTGGTGGCGGGCGTGTCGCAGCCTGTGGTGGAGATCCCCGGAGGGGGCGCCATGCCCGGCCGCGTCGTTTACTTCGACAGCCAGCACGACCTCGCTGTCCTCGCGGTGGACGGCCTGCCTTCCTCACCGCTGCAGCTGACGGCGGACCTGCCTGCCGGCACCGCCGCAGCCTTCGCCGGCTATCCTCACGGCGGGCCGTTCCAGTCCAAGCCGGCAACAATCCAGGACATCGCAACGGTGCTCGTGCCGGACATCTACGGCAACAACCCCGCGCCGGAAGACGTCTACAGGCTCGCCGGCGATGTCCAGCCGGGCAACTCGGGCGGCCCGCTCCTGACCACCGACGGCCAGGTGGCCGGCGTGATCTTCGCCAAGGCCACCACCGACGCGGCTGTCGGCTTCGCCATCACCATGGACGATCTCGCTCCCGTGGCGGCTCAGGCCGCGGGCCTGAGTGGTGCCGTTTCCTCAGGGCAGTGCATCCAAAAGTAA
- a CDS encoding alpha-galactosidase, giving the protein MNPLHLRSAGTSLVISFDSGEAEVIHWGADLGASLPDLAILGAPIPNSAIDATVPAGLLPQASSGWRGRPALRGHRITDGVPGYDFSVRLRVSAVESGGNTAVILQSDPDAGITVESTLELHDGGLLEMRQTVTNTGTSPFQLDELATVLPVAPDAVELLDLTGRWCRERHPQRRAIQQGTWVRTGRHGRTGHDSSLLLAAGTAGFGNRHGKVWATHLAWSGNHEQFADSIADGRTMIGGSELLGPAEVVLQPNGSYTTPALFAAYSDRGLDGISEAFYSWFRNRPHHVLPAAGGGSGTRTGKPRPVVLNTWEAVYFDHNLPTLIELADSATDLGVERFVLDDGWFRGRRDDHAGLGDWYVDEGLWPNGLTPLVDAVTSRGMEFGLWVEPEMINLDSDVARAHPDWIVGPAAASHKDGGRLPLEWRNQHIIDLVNPEAWQYIFDRIDALLSENNISYLKWDQNRDLTEHGHAGRASVHEQTLAAYRLFDELRKAHPGVEIESCSSGGARVDLGILERTDRIWASDCNDALERQTIQRWTGLVVPPELVGGHIGPTTSHTTARTHDLSFRAITALFGHFGMEWDVREVQGAEREELKRFIGIYKEHRDLIHSGRMVRADVPDDSLMLHGVVASAPVAPGGTAALFALVSTRTAFAEQPGRVAIPGLDADRSYRVEAIFPAPGDADYAHTFTQIHPPAWLATGAEATGRFLAEVGLPMPGLNPEHALLLRLSAV; this is encoded by the coding sequence ATGAATCCCCTGCACCTCCGCTCCGCCGGCACCAGCCTGGTGATCAGCTTCGACAGCGGGGAGGCCGAGGTCATTCACTGGGGCGCCGATCTGGGCGCATCACTGCCTGATCTGGCCATCCTCGGCGCACCGATCCCCAACTCAGCCATCGACGCCACCGTCCCTGCCGGGCTGTTGCCGCAGGCATCCTCCGGCTGGCGCGGACGTCCGGCCCTGCGCGGGCACCGGATCACAGACGGCGTCCCCGGCTACGACTTCTCCGTCCGCCTCCGCGTTTCCGCCGTAGAAAGCGGCGGAAATACCGCCGTAATTCTTCAGTCCGATCCCGATGCCGGCATCACCGTGGAATCCACGCTGGAACTGCACGACGGCGGCCTGCTGGAAATGCGCCAAACCGTCACCAACACCGGCACATCTCCTTTTCAGCTCGACGAGCTGGCCACTGTACTGCCGGTGGCTCCCGACGCCGTCGAACTCCTTGACCTGACCGGCCGCTGGTGCCGTGAACGCCACCCGCAGCGCCGGGCCATCCAGCAGGGCACCTGGGTGCGGACCGGGCGGCACGGACGCACCGGCCACGATTCCTCCCTGCTGCTTGCAGCCGGCACGGCAGGCTTCGGCAACCGCCACGGCAAGGTCTGGGCAACCCACCTTGCCTGGAGCGGCAACCACGAGCAGTTCGCAGACAGCATCGCGGACGGGCGGACGATGATCGGCGGCTCCGAGCTGCTGGGCCCGGCCGAGGTAGTCCTCCAGCCGAACGGCAGCTACACCACTCCCGCCCTCTTCGCGGCGTATTCGGACCGTGGCCTGGACGGCATCAGCGAAGCCTTCTACAGCTGGTTCAGGAACCGGCCGCACCACGTGCTGCCTGCAGCTGGCGGCGGCTCCGGCACCCGCACCGGCAAGCCGCGGCCCGTGGTCCTGAACACCTGGGAAGCGGTCTATTTCGACCACAACCTGCCCACGCTGATCGAGCTGGCCGACTCTGCCACCGACCTCGGCGTCGAACGCTTCGTCCTCGACGACGGCTGGTTCCGCGGACGCCGCGACGACCACGCGGGCCTGGGCGACTGGTACGTCGATGAGGGGCTCTGGCCCAACGGGCTGACGCCGCTGGTCGACGCAGTGACCTCCCGCGGCATGGAATTCGGGCTCTGGGTGGAGCCGGAAATGATCAACCTCGACTCCGACGTGGCCCGGGCCCATCCGGACTGGATCGTCGGACCCGCAGCGGCCTCGCACAAGGACGGCGGCCGTCTGCCCCTGGAATGGCGGAACCAGCACATCATCGACCTCGTCAACCCCGAGGCCTGGCAGTACATTTTCGACCGGATCGACGCCCTGCTGAGCGAAAACAACATCAGCTACCTCAAGTGGGACCAAAACCGGGACCTGACCGAGCACGGCCACGCAGGCCGCGCTTCGGTGCACGAACAGACCCTGGCCGCCTACCGGTTGTTCGATGAGCTCCGCAAGGCCCACCCCGGCGTCGAGATCGAAAGCTGCTCCTCCGGCGGAGCCCGCGTCGATCTGGGCATCCTGGAGCGGACCGACCGGATCTGGGCCTCGGACTGCAACGACGCCCTGGAACGGCAGACCATCCAGCGCTGGACCGGACTGGTGGTCCCGCCGGAACTCGTCGGCGGGCATATCGGTCCCACCACCTCGCACACCACCGCACGCACGCACGACCTCTCCTTCCGCGCCATCACCGCCCTCTTCGGGCACTTCGGCATGGAATGGGACGTGCGGGAAGTCCAGGGCGCCGAGCGCGAGGAACTCAAGCGCTTCATCGGGATCTACAAGGAACACCGCGACCTCATCCACAGCGGCCGGATGGTCCGCGCCGATGTCCCGGACGACTCCCTGATGCTGCACGGCGTGGTCGCCTCAGCCCCTGTCGCCCCCGGCGGCACGGCAGCCCTGTTTGCCCTGGTCAGCACCCGGACGGCCTTCGCGGAACAGCCCGGGCGCGTTGCCATCCCCGGACTGGACGCGGACCGCAGCTACCGGGTGGAGGCCATCTTCCCGGCGCCCGGCGACGCCGATTACGCGCACACGTTCACGCAGATCCATCCGCCGGCTTGGCTGGCCACTGGGGCCGAAGCGACGGGACGCTTCCTGGCGGAGGTGGGCTTGCCGATGCCCGGTCTCAATCCGGAACACGCGCTGCTGCTGCGTCTCTCGGCAGTATAG
- a CDS encoding NUDIX hydrolase, producing the protein MPQLARRLFVLPPDLEGAAQSWLDHGERTPRAARLASSVVLLRDSPTGLETWLGYRPGTSPLGVLAFPGGSLEASDDDAVGWLGPSPQHWAEQMGTNDVGLARRHIVGAIRELFEETGVLLAGPDLSTTVEATSTVEWMRARIAVAGQEKSFTDVLAKRGLSVRTDLLKPLVNWLSPDFAHRRFNTRYFAATVPVNQQPTLLESKGVWGRWVCASRVIQERDTTALGDEVGQENTVGLKLGQLLVPGSEIMFEKMAAANGCIAYLSYKRKPHVYQPKLVQEEGQLMLEVEAAKTVAGEPQRER; encoded by the coding sequence TTGCCCCAATTAGCCCGTCGCCTGTTTGTGCTGCCTCCCGATCTCGAGGGGGCAGCACAAAGCTGGCTTGATCACGGCGAGCGGACGCCCCGCGCCGCACGCCTCGCCTCCTCCGTAGTCCTGCTGCGGGACTCGCCCACAGGTCTGGAAACCTGGCTGGGCTACCGCCCGGGTACTTCCCCGCTCGGTGTCCTCGCCTTTCCCGGCGGCTCGCTGGAGGCGTCCGACGACGACGCCGTCGGCTGGCTTGGCCCCTCGCCGCAGCATTGGGCGGAACAGATGGGAACGAACGACGTCGGGCTGGCGCGCCGCCACATCGTCGGTGCCATCCGCGAACTCTTCGAGGAAACCGGCGTGCTCCTTGCCGGCCCGGACCTGTCCACCACCGTGGAAGCCACTTCCACGGTGGAATGGATGCGCGCCCGGATAGCTGTTGCCGGGCAGGAAAAGTCCTTCACGGATGTCCTGGCCAAACGGGGGCTCTCCGTCCGGACGGACCTGCTCAAGCCGCTGGTCAACTGGCTGAGCCCCGACTTCGCCCACCGCCGTTTCAACACCCGCTACTTTGCCGCCACGGTGCCTGTAAACCAGCAGCCCACCCTGCTGGAAAGCAAGGGAGTGTGGGGCCGCTGGGTCTGCGCCAGCAGGGTCATCCAGGAGCGTGACACCACTGCGCTTGGTGACGAAGTGGGCCAGGAAAACACCGTTGGCCTGAAACTTGGCCAACTCCTTGTCCCCGGCTCCGAGATCATGTTCGAAAAAATGGCGGCCGCCAACGGCTGCATCGCCTACCTGAGCTACAAGCGCAAACCCCACGTGTACCAGCCGAAGCTGGTCCAGGAAGAGGGCCAGCTGATGCTCGAAGTCGAGGCCGCAAAGACCGTCGCGGGAGAGCCGCAGAGGGAGCGGTAG
- a CDS encoding carbohydrate ABC transporter permease, whose amino-acid sequence MTTLTKQQQDPAARAGLPKAGKTARRSLTNRLGDLKVALFFIFPAMIGFVLFYLVPTIRGVYLSFTEYSILGDPTWIGIKNYTAMLGDELFWNAMGVTVQYVGLNIGFQTLIALGLALLMHRVAKSTFIRGALLLPFLVANVIVALLWFWMLDYQMGIVNEIISWMGLPRIAFFGSEQWAIPTIAAVNVWRHMGYTALLLFAGLQSIPNHVYEVASLDGASPTRTFWSITMPLLRPVMVLVLVVTVIGSFQVFDTVAVTTAGGPVNASRVIQMYIYQKAFGESDFGYASALSVILFLILALVAFVQMKFLKGNESDLD is encoded by the coding sequence ATGACCACCCTTACCAAGCAACAACAGGACCCGGCAGCCCGGGCCGGACTCCCCAAGGCAGGCAAGACCGCCCGCAGGAGCCTCACCAACCGCCTCGGCGACCTGAAGGTCGCCCTGTTCTTCATATTCCCGGCGATGATCGGCTTCGTTCTCTTCTATTTGGTCCCCACCATCCGGGGCGTCTACCTCAGCTTCACCGAGTACAGCATCCTGGGTGACCCCACCTGGATCGGCATCAAGAACTACACCGCCATGCTGGGCGATGAACTGTTCTGGAACGCCATGGGGGTCACCGTCCAGTACGTCGGGTTGAACATCGGATTCCAGACCCTCATAGCGCTGGGGCTGGCACTCCTGATGCACCGCGTGGCAAAATCCACCTTCATCCGCGGCGCATTGCTGCTGCCCTTCCTGGTGGCCAACGTGATCGTCGCGCTGCTGTGGTTCTGGATGCTCGACTACCAGATGGGCATCGTCAACGAAATCATCAGCTGGATGGGCCTGCCCCGCATCGCCTTCTTCGGCAGCGAGCAATGGGCCATTCCCACCATCGCCGCCGTCAATGTCTGGCGCCACATGGGCTACACCGCCCTCCTGCTGTTCGCCGGCCTGCAGTCCATCCCCAACCACGTCTACGAGGTTGCATCACTCGACGGCGCCTCCCCCACCCGTACCTTCTGGAGCATCACCATGCCGCTCCTGCGCCCCGTCATGGTGCTGGTGTTGGTGGTCACCGTAATCGGGTCCTTCCAGGTGTTCGACACAGTGGCAGTGACCACGGCCGGTGGCCCCGTCAATGCCTCCCGCGTCATCCAGATGTACATCTACCAAAAGGCCTTCGGCGAATCGGACTTCGGCTACGCATCGGCACTGTCCGTCATTCTCTTCCTCATTCTTGCCCTGGTGGCCTTCGTGCAAATGAAGTTCCTCAAGGGCAACGAATCGGATCTGGACTAA
- a CDS encoding RidA family protein — translation MTSTAGTAPESPAYAENQATSPENGAPASAVEQRLAELGLALPEVAAPVAAYVPAVISGNHVYTSGQLPFINGKLEATGKVSTGTEGHADEPTVSPEDAKRFAAVCAVNALAAVKSVIGDLDRITRIVKVVGFVSSDPSFTGQPGVINGASELLGKVLGDAGQHARSAVGVSVLPLDSPVEVELIAEFS, via the coding sequence ATGACAAGCACTGCAGGCACGGCGCCGGAATCCCCGGCCTACGCCGAAAATCAGGCCACCAGCCCGGAAAACGGAGCCCCGGCATCCGCCGTCGAACAGCGGCTGGCCGAGCTGGGACTGGCCCTGCCCGAGGTAGCTGCACCCGTGGCCGCGTACGTCCCGGCAGTCATCTCCGGGAACCACGTTTACACCTCCGGCCAGCTGCCCTTTATTAACGGCAAACTCGAAGCTACGGGCAAGGTGTCCACCGGAACCGAAGGCCATGCGGATGAGCCCACTGTGTCTCCTGAAGACGCCAAGCGGTTTGCCGCCGTCTGCGCTGTCAACGCACTCGCAGCGGTCAAGAGCGTCATCGGCGACCTCGACCGGATCACCCGGATCGTCAAGGTTGTGGGATTTGTCTCCAGCGATCCGTCCTTCACCGGCCAGCCGGGTGTCATCAACGGTGCCTCGGAACTCCTGGGCAAGGTCCTCGGCGACGCCGGCCAGCACGCCCGTTCCGCCGTCGGCGTGTCGGTCCTGCCGCTGGACTCGCCGGTCGAGGTCGAACTGATCGCCGAATTTAGCTAG
- the aroQ gene encoding type II 3-dehydroquinate dehydratase, protein MTEASPATDAGRPTILVLNGPNLNLLGTREPEKYGTATLADVEQLAKDAGAAHGVEVECFQSNHEGALVDAIHAARGKAIGIVLNAGAYTHTSVAIRDAISAVQLPAVEVHITNVHAREEFRHHSYLSDISKAVIAGAGVMGYRFAVEYLAELNAGRA, encoded by the coding sequence ATGACTGAAGCCTCCCCCGCCACCGACGCCGGCCGCCCCACCATCCTGGTCCTCAACGGTCCCAACCTGAACCTGCTGGGAACCCGGGAGCCGGAAAAGTACGGCACGGCAACGCTCGCCGACGTCGAACAGCTCGCCAAGGACGCCGGTGCGGCACACGGCGTGGAGGTTGAATGCTTCCAGTCCAACCACGAAGGTGCCCTGGTTGACGCAATTCACGCCGCGCGCGGCAAGGCGATCGGCATTGTCCTCAACGCCGGAGCGTACACCCACACGTCCGTGGCCATCCGCGATGCCATCTCCGCCGTGCAACTGCCGGCCGTGGAGGTCCACATCACCAACGTCCACGCCCGCGAGGAATTCCGGCACCACTCCTACCTTTCGGACATCAGCAAGGCCGTCATCGCGGGCGCCGGCGTCATGGGCTACCGGTTCGCCGTCGAATACCTCGCAGAGCTGAACGCCGGCAGGGCCTGA
- a CDS encoding DUF4177 domain-containing protein, with amino-acid sequence MTKWEYATIPLIIHATKQILDQWGEDGWELVQVVTGPDGNGLVAYLKREKQ; translated from the coding sequence ATGACCAAATGGGAGTACGCCACGATTCCGCTCATTATTCACGCCACGAAGCAGATCCTGGACCAGTGGGGAGAGGACGGCTGGGAGCTCGTCCAGGTCGTCACCGGACCTGACGGCAACGGCCTCGTTGCCTACCTTAAGAGGGAGAAGCAGTAG
- a CDS encoding carbohydrate ABC transporter permease produces MSTSTLTRKKSVNNNSSHRNSVKKPVNWRRVGAWALVAIAVAVTVAPFLWMLRTALSSNASLASNAGNLLPADFSLGAFKRVLGMQTPEEAIAEGGSGAAINFWLYLRNSVIFASVTTAGQVFFSAMAAYAFSRLRWPGRNAVFGLFLATMMVPPIFTALPNFLMIKNLGLLNTFAGMTLPFLFMTPFAIFFLRQFFLSMSREVEEAAMLDGAKHLRIFFQIVLPNAAAPLATLALLTFIGQWNEYFWPLLVGQDESVRVLTVGLGVFKSQSPQGAPDWTGLMAATLVAAVPVLLLFIAFGKKVVNSIGFSGIK; encoded by the coding sequence ATGAGCACCTCCACACTCACCCGCAAGAAGTCCGTCAATAACAACTCTTCCCACAGGAATTCCGTAAAGAAGCCGGTCAACTGGCGTCGCGTCGGAGCCTGGGCCCTGGTGGCCATCGCCGTAGCTGTCACCGTGGCACCGTTCCTGTGGATGCTGCGCACCGCGCTGTCCAGCAATGCCTCGCTGGCCTCCAACGCCGGCAACCTGCTGCCCGCGGACTTCAGCTTGGGCGCTTTCAAACGGGTCCTAGGGATGCAGACCCCGGAAGAGGCCATCGCCGAGGGAGGTTCGGGAGCCGCCATCAACTTTTGGCTGTACCTGCGGAACTCGGTCATCTTCGCCAGCGTCACCACTGCGGGGCAGGTCTTCTTCAGCGCGATGGCAGCCTACGCGTTCTCCCGGCTCCGCTGGCCCGGACGGAACGCCGTGTTCGGCCTGTTCCTGGCCACCATGATGGTCCCGCCGATCTTCACCGCGCTGCCCAACTTCCTCATGATCAAGAACCTGGGGCTGCTCAACACCTTTGCCGGAATGACGCTGCCCTTCCTGTTCATGACCCCGTTCGCAATCTTCTTCCTGCGCCAGTTCTTCCTCAGCATGTCCCGGGAAGTGGAAGAAGCCGCCATGCTCGACGGCGCCAAGCACCTGAGGATCTTCTTCCAGATCGTCCTGCCGAATGCCGCTGCACCTCTGGCCACCCTGGCGCTGCTGACCTTCATCGGCCAGTGGAACGAATACTTCTGGCCGCTTCTGGTGGGTCAGGACGAAAGCGTCCGGGTGCTCACCGTGGGCCTGGGCGTCTTCAAGTCCCAGTCCCCGCAGGGCGCCCCGGACTGGACCGGGCTGATGGCCGCCACCCTGGTGGCCGCCGTCCCCGTGCTCCTGCTGTTCATCGCCTTCGGCAAGAAGGTAGTGAACTCCATCGGCTTCTCCGGAATCAAGTAG